A single genomic interval of Burkholderia cepacia ATCC 25416 harbors:
- a CDS encoding GFA family protein, which produces MSATWLKGSCHCGAVRFEVRAAVTPAVRCNCSLCRRRGALMSQMFAASELKIVEGEGALTCYRFNTHTARHYFCSHCGVYPFHQTRKDPACWRVNLGCLDGIDPYALDATVADGASLSVVEDA; this is translated from the coding sequence ATGTCTGCAACCTGGCTCAAAGGGTCCTGCCATTGCGGGGCCGTCAGATTCGAAGTCCGAGCCGCCGTGACGCCGGCGGTTCGCTGCAACTGCAGCCTGTGCCGCCGGCGCGGCGCGCTGATGAGCCAGATGTTCGCCGCGAGCGAACTGAAGATCGTCGAAGGCGAGGGCGCGCTGACGTGCTACCGCTTCAACACACACACGGCACGCCACTATTTCTGCAGCCATTGTGGCGTCTATCCGTTCCATCAGACCCGCAAGGACCCGGCCTGCTGGCGCGTCAATCTCGGCTGCCTCGACGGTATCGACCCGTATGCGCTCGACGCGACGGTCGCCGACGGCGCGAGCCTTTCGGTCGTGGAGGACGCATGA
- a CDS encoding MarR family winged helix-turn-helix transcriptional regulator: MKPTEAPSTAAPKLSEFLCFAIYSTNLAFGKAYKPILEELGLTYTQYITIIALWEQDNQTVGQLGEKLFLESNTLTPILKKLEAMGYLERHRDPSDERQVLVSLTKSGRRVREKGLDMNLVEATGLKPDEFAKMQKAIVTLRGNLIQSTDE; the protein is encoded by the coding sequence ATGAAACCGACCGAAGCACCATCCACCGCCGCGCCGAAGCTGTCCGAGTTCCTGTGCTTCGCGATCTACTCGACGAACCTCGCGTTCGGCAAGGCCTACAAGCCGATCCTCGAAGAGCTGGGCCTCACGTACACGCAATACATCACGATCATTGCGCTGTGGGAGCAGGACAACCAGACGGTCGGCCAGCTCGGGGAGAAGCTGTTCCTCGAATCCAATACGCTGACGCCGATCCTGAAGAAGCTCGAGGCAATGGGCTACCTGGAGCGGCATCGCGATCCGTCGGACGAACGCCAGGTGCTCGTCAGCCTGACGAAGAGCGGGCGCCGCGTGCGCGAGAAGGGGCTCGACATGAACCTCGTCGAGGCCACCGGGCTGAAGCCGGACGAATTCGCGAAGATGCAGAAGGCGATCGTCACGCTGCGCGGCAACCTGATCCAGTCGACCGACGAATAA
- a CDS encoding NAD(P)H-dependent flavin oxidoreductase translates to MNQSTDNRTLLRTLGVRTPIVQAPMAGVSTPALAAAVSNAGGLGSLGVGATNAEGARKMIRDTRALTDRPFNINVFCHRPARADAAVERAWLDWLAPAFREYGATPPASLSEIYTSFVADDAMQALLVEEKPAVVSFHFGLPSADVIDALKRAGVTLFATATNLDEAHRIAAAGIDAIVAQGIEAGGHRGVFDSTAHDDRLGTFALTRLIVRECALPVIAAGGIMDGEGIAAALALGAQAAQLGTAFVACPETAIDDGYRRALLSDAARRTTFTAAISGRTARGIANRLTALGDDPQAPATPAYPIAYDAGKALHAAAKAKGEFGYGAQWAGQAAPLVRQLPAAELFAALERETRAAIERMQHVLD, encoded by the coding sequence ATGAATCAATCGACCGACAACCGGACGCTGTTGCGCACGCTCGGCGTGCGCACACCGATCGTCCAGGCGCCGATGGCCGGCGTCAGCACGCCGGCGCTGGCGGCCGCCGTGTCGAATGCGGGCGGGCTCGGCTCGCTCGGCGTGGGCGCGACGAACGCCGAAGGCGCCCGCAAGATGATCCGCGACACGCGCGCGCTCACCGACCGGCCGTTCAACATCAACGTGTTCTGCCACCGGCCGGCACGCGCCGACGCGGCCGTCGAACGCGCGTGGCTCGACTGGCTCGCGCCGGCGTTCCGCGAATACGGCGCGACGCCGCCCGCGTCGCTGTCGGAGATCTATACGAGCTTCGTCGCGGACGACGCGATGCAGGCACTGCTCGTCGAAGAGAAGCCGGCCGTCGTCAGCTTCCATTTCGGGCTGCCGTCCGCGGACGTGATCGACGCGCTGAAGCGCGCGGGCGTCACGCTGTTCGCGACCGCGACGAATCTCGACGAGGCGCACCGGATCGCCGCCGCCGGCATCGACGCGATCGTCGCGCAGGGCATCGAAGCGGGCGGCCACCGCGGCGTGTTCGATTCGACCGCCCATGACGACCGCCTCGGCACGTTCGCGCTCACGCGCCTGATCGTGCGCGAATGCGCGCTGCCGGTGATCGCCGCCGGCGGCATCATGGACGGCGAGGGCATCGCCGCCGCGCTCGCGCTCGGCGCGCAGGCCGCGCAACTCGGCACCGCGTTCGTCGCGTGCCCGGAGACAGCGATCGACGACGGTTATCGCCGCGCGCTGCTAAGCGACGCCGCACGGCGCACGACGTTCACGGCCGCGATCTCCGGCCGGACCGCGCGCGGGATCGCGAACCGGCTGACCGCGCTCGGCGACGACCCGCAGGCGCCGGCCACGCCCGCGTACCCGATCGCCTACGACGCCGGCAAGGCGCTGCATGCAGCCGCGAAGGCAAAGGGCGAATTCGGCTACGGCGCGCAGTGGGCCGGGCAGGCGGCGCCGCTCGTGCGGCAGCTGCCGGCGGCCGAGCTGTTCGCCGCACTCGAACGCGAGACGCGGGCGGCGATCGAGCGGATGCAGCACGTGCTGGATTGA
- a CDS encoding GNAT family N-acetyltransferase, whose amino-acid sequence MSDATTGNATGATGSTHPLDHVVWNALTGRQRRFALGDGRAWRFPAAIAPFAAIEDTGAASFDALRALVAAHGPAALVMPDEIELPAGLSAIRRATLLQMVWQGTLAPAPEAGHVTLTEADVPDMLALTTAAQPGPFGPRTFELGRYIGIRNEGRLAAMAGERMQVDGYTEISAVCVDAAFRRQGLAARLIRSLIAAIDARAETPFLHVLTSNRVAIERYLALGFVVRREMHLLVLGDGHA is encoded by the coding sequence ATGTCCGATGCAACGACCGGAAACGCGACAGGCGCAACAGGCAGTACGCACCCGCTCGACCATGTGGTGTGGAACGCGCTGACCGGCAGGCAGCGCCGCTTTGCGCTCGGCGATGGCCGTGCATGGCGGTTTCCGGCCGCCATCGCGCCGTTTGCCGCGATCGAGGATACCGGCGCGGCATCGTTCGACGCGTTGCGCGCACTGGTCGCCGCACACGGGCCGGCGGCACTCGTCATGCCCGACGAGATCGAATTGCCGGCGGGCTTGTCGGCGATCCGGCGCGCGACCCTGTTGCAAATGGTCTGGCAAGGGACGCTCGCCCCGGCACCTGAAGCGGGCCACGTCACGCTCACCGAAGCCGACGTGCCGGACATGCTCGCGCTGACCACGGCCGCGCAGCCCGGCCCGTTCGGCCCGCGCACGTTCGAGCTTGGCCGCTATATCGGCATCCGCAACGAAGGCAGGCTGGCCGCGATGGCCGGCGAGCGGATGCAGGTCGACGGGTATACCGAGATCAGCGCCGTGTGCGTGGATGCCGCGTTCCGGCGGCAAGGGCTGGCGGCACGTCTGATCCGGTCGTTGATCGCGGCCATCGATGCGCGCGCGGAAACGCCTTTCCTGCACGTCCTCACGTCCAACCGGGTCGCGATCGAGCGTTATCTCGCACTGGGTTTTGTCGTGCGCCGCGAGATGCACCTGCTGGTGCTGGGCGACGGGCACGCATGA